In Ferribacterium limneticum, a genomic segment contains:
- the rsmD gene encoding 16S rRNA (guanine(966)-N(2))-methyltransferase RsmD — protein MNSVRIIGGDYRRRVLKFPDSEGLRPTPDRVRETLFNWLGQELDGRHCLDLFAGSGALGFEAASRGAARVVMVEQAPKVLAALRENHEMLQKPAAMEIVRADAIQYLSSTTSKFDLIFLDPPFKKGWIARLEPLLPGALNEDAAIYVEAEHEIESLGDWRTVRHGRAGEVHYHLLRRDTGGKAA, from the coding sequence TTGAATTCCGTTCGCATCATTGGCGGCGACTATCGCCGCCGCGTCCTGAAGTTTCCTGACAGCGAGGGCCTGCGCCCGACGCCGGACCGCGTCCGCGAAACGCTGTTCAACTGGCTGGGTCAGGAACTGGACGGCCGGCATTGCCTCGATCTATTTGCCGGTAGCGGCGCCCTTGGCTTCGAAGCGGCATCGCGCGGCGCGGCGCGTGTCGTGATGGTCGAGCAGGCGCCCAAAGTCCTGGCGGCGTTGCGTGAAAACCACGAAATGCTGCAGAAACCGGCAGCGATGGAGATCGTTCGCGCGGATGCGATACAATATTTGTCCTCGACGACATCAAAATTCGACCTGATCTTCCTCGATCCACCCTTCAAGAAAGGCTGGATTGCCCGCCTGGAGCCACTCCTTCCCGGCGCACTGAACGAAGATGCTGCGATCTACGTCGAAGCAGAACACGAAATCGAATCGCTTGGCGATTGGCGCACAGTGCGTCACGGTCGGGCGGGCGAAGTCCACTATCATTTGTTGCGGCGAGACACAGGCGGGAAAGCAGCTTGA
- a CDS encoding M16 family metallopeptidase, with amino-acid sequence MKRLLTVAIALLISQVALAGVKIEHWVSPSGARVYFVESRVLPMLDVQVDFAAGSMFDPAGKSGLAALTRGALDLGAGKFDETAIAEQMADIGASLAGGADTDRASVSLRTLSAVDKREPALTILKSVLHAPRFDAAIFDREKARTIAGLKEAMTRPDSIAGKAFWATMYPNHPYGRQATPESVAALNRDDLAAFHARYYNAANASITLVGDLSRADAEKIAEAIAAELPKGKAATLPDAPELPKWSHTNLPHPASQAHVYIGLPAIERGNPDFFPLLVGNYTLGGGGFVSRLMKEVRDKRGYAYSVYSYFAPLKQTGPFQIGLQTKRSQAKDALKVTREVLTGFLKDGPSEDELAAAKANLTGSFPLRLDSNKKILDNVANIGFYGLPLDYLDQYQAKVQAVTTDDIRQAFARRVRPDNLITVTVAAD; translated from the coding sequence ATGAAAAGACTGTTGACCGTAGCAATCGCCCTGCTCATCTCGCAAGTCGCCCTGGCTGGCGTCAAGATCGAGCACTGGGTCTCGCCCTCCGGCGCCCGCGTCTACTTCGTTGAAAGCCGCGTCCTGCCGATGCTCGACGTACAAGTCGATTTTGCCGCCGGTTCGATGTTTGACCCGGCAGGCAAATCCGGCCTCGCCGCGCTGACCCGTGGCGCGCTCGACCTCGGTGCCGGCAAATTCGATGAAACCGCCATTGCCGAACAGATGGCCGACATCGGTGCCAGCCTGGCCGGCGGCGCCGACACCGACCGCGCCAGCGTCTCGCTGCGCACCCTGTCGGCCGTAGACAAGCGCGAGCCGGCGCTGACCATCCTGAAAAGCGTGCTGCACGCTCCGCGCTTCGACGCCGCCATTTTCGACCGTGAAAAAGCGCGCACCATCGCCGGCCTCAAGGAAGCGATGACCCGCCCCGACAGCATCGCCGGCAAGGCCTTTTGGGCCACCATGTACCCGAACCACCCGTACGGCCGCCAGGCCACGCCGGAAAGCGTTGCCGCGCTCAACCGCGACGATCTTGCCGCCTTCCATGCCCGCTACTACAACGCCGCCAACGCCAGCATCACGCTGGTCGGCGACCTCTCGCGCGCCGATGCCGAAAAGATTGCCGAAGCCATCGCCGCCGAACTGCCCAAAGGCAAGGCGGCGACGCTGCCGGATGCACCGGAGTTGCCAAAATGGAGCCATACCAATCTGCCCCACCCGGCCAGCCAGGCGCACGTCTACATCGGCCTGCCGGCCATCGAACGCGGCAATCCGGATTTCTTTCCGCTGCTCGTCGGCAACTACACGCTCGGCGGCGGCGGCTTCGTCTCGCGGCTCATGAAGGAAGTCCGCGACAAGCGCGGCTACGCCTACAGCGTCTACAGTTATTTCGCCCCGCTCAAGCAGACCGGCCCCTTCCAGATCGGCCTGCAGACCAAGCGCTCGCAAGCCAAGGATGCGCTCAAGGTGACCCGCGAAGTACTGACCGGCTTCCTGAAAGACGGCCCGAGCGAGGACGAACTGGCAGCCGCCAAGGCCAATCTGACCGGTAGCTTCCCGCTGCGCCTGGACAGCAACAAGAAGATTCTCGACAACGTCGCCAACATCGGATTTTACGGCTTGCCGCTCGATTACCTCGATCAGTATCAGGCCAAGGTGCAGGCGGTGACGACTGACGACATCCGCCAGGCTTTCGCCCGCCGCGTCCGGCCGGACAACCTCATTACGGTGACGGTGGCAGCTGATTGA
- a CDS encoding M16 family metallopeptidase, protein MRLKYLLSVLLAAGLSTAAFANPYETTLKNGLRVIVKEDHRAPTAVQMVWYRIGSTDEVDGASGVAHVLEHMMFKGTPSVGPGEFNKRVAAAGGRDNAFTSRDYTAYFQQVPKEKLPDMMQLEADRMRHLNVDAKEFEQEIKVVMEERRMRTDDNPQSKLFEQMNAVAFQAHPYRRPIIGWMNDLETMTAADAKAWYDTWYVPNNAYVIITGDVDHKEVFALAEKYYAPLEGRPLPVRRQQVEPAQEGTRKVTVKAPAELPVLIMGYKAPILRDIDKDSDPYALEMLASILDGHDAARFNKKLVREDKVALSAGIDYDATARGPGMLYLHGTPSEGKTVSDLEAALRAEIARVQKDGVSEQELKRAKAQLIAGQVYKLDSMFGQAMEIGQIEAVGLPYQKLDRMLDKLQKVTAADIQAVAKKYFNDDALTIGLLDPQPLDGKPRRPAVATRH, encoded by the coding sequence ATGCGCCTCAAATACCTGCTCTCCGTATTGCTTGCTGCCGGGTTGTCCACCGCAGCTTTCGCCAACCCCTACGAAACCACGCTAAAGAACGGCCTGCGCGTCATCGTCAAGGAAGACCACCGGGCGCCGACCGCCGTCCAGATGGTCTGGTACCGCATCGGCAGCACCGACGAGGTCGATGGCGCTTCCGGCGTCGCCCACGTGCTCGAACATATGATGTTTAAGGGCACGCCAAGCGTCGGTCCCGGCGAGTTCAACAAGCGCGTCGCTGCTGCCGGCGGACGCGACAATGCCTTCACGAGCCGCGACTACACGGCGTACTTCCAGCAAGTGCCGAAGGAAAAGCTGCCCGACATGATGCAGCTCGAAGCCGACCGCATGCGCCACCTCAACGTGGACGCCAAGGAGTTCGAACAGGAAATCAAGGTCGTCATGGAAGAGCGCCGCATGCGCACCGACGACAATCCGCAGTCCAAGCTCTTTGAGCAAATGAACGCCGTCGCCTTTCAGGCCCACCCTTACCGCCGGCCGATCATCGGCTGGATGAACGACCTCGAAACGATGACCGCGGCCGATGCCAAGGCCTGGTACGACACGTGGTACGTACCGAACAACGCCTACGTCATCATCACCGGCGACGTCGATCACAAAGAGGTTTTTGCCCTTGCCGAGAAATACTACGCGCCGCTCGAAGGCCGCCCCCTGCCGGTTCGCCGGCAACAGGTCGAGCCGGCCCAGGAAGGCACACGCAAGGTGACCGTCAAGGCGCCGGCCGAGCTGCCGGTGCTGATCATGGGCTACAAGGCGCCGATCCTGCGCGACATCGACAAGGATAGCGACCCTTACGCACTGGAAATGCTCGCTTCCATCCTCGACGGCCATGACGCCGCCCGCTTCAACAAGAAGCTGGTCCGCGAGGACAAGGTTGCCCTGTCGGCCGGCATCGATTACGACGCCACGGCGCGCGGCCCCGGCATGCTTTACCTGCACGGAACGCCCTCCGAAGGCAAGACGGTCAGCGATCTCGAAGCCGCCCTGCGGGCCGAAATCGCCCGCGTTCAAAAGGATGGCGTCAGCGAACAGGAACTCAAGCGGGCCAAGGCGCAGTTGATTGCCGGCCAGGTCTACAAGCTCGACTCGATGTTCGGCCAGGCCATGGAAATCGGCCAGATCGAAGCGGTCGGCCTGCCCTACCAGAAGCTCGACCGGATGCTCGACAAGCTGCAGAAGGTAACCGCCGCCGACATTCAGGCCGTGGCCAAGAAGTATTTCAACGACGACGCGCTGACCATCGGCCTGCTCGATCCGCAACCGCTCGACGGCAAACCGCGCCGTCCTGCTGTTGCCACTCGCCACTGA
- the ftsY gene encoding signal recognition particle-docking protein FtsY → MFSFLKKSGANVKAEAKADVPAEAAAPSWRERLFKGLAKTRAQWGGKLKTIFSRGKVDDELLEELETLLLTSDCGVEATTHLLDELKKAAKRDKLDTPDAIQKALHDALLETLQPLEKPLDVSTHKPFVIMIAGVNGAGKTTSIGKLAKYFQMQGKSVLLAAGDTFRAAAREQLETWGERNNVTVIAQDNGDPAAVVFDAISAAKARGIDIVLADTAGRLPTQLHLMEEIAKVRRVIQKIDPEGPHETLLVLDANIGQNALQQVKAFDKAIHVTGLVLTKLDGTAKGGVVTAIARQCPKPIRFIGVGEQIDDLRPFLARDFVDAMFEQ, encoded by the coding sequence ATGTTCAGTTTCCTGAAAAAATCCGGCGCCAACGTTAAAGCCGAAGCCAAGGCCGACGTCCCGGCCGAAGCCGCCGCCCCATCGTGGCGCGAGCGCCTGTTCAAGGGTCTGGCCAAGACCCGCGCCCAGTGGGGCGGCAAGCTCAAAACCATTTTCTCGCGCGGCAAGGTCGACGACGAACTGCTCGAAGAGCTCGAAACCCTGCTGTTGACGAGCGATTGCGGTGTCGAAGCGACGACACACCTGCTCGACGAGCTCAAAAAGGCCGCCAAGCGCGACAAACTCGATACGCCGGACGCCATCCAGAAGGCGTTGCACGACGCCTTGCTGGAAACCCTGCAGCCGCTCGAAAAGCCGCTCGACGTGTCGACGCACAAGCCCTTCGTGATCATGATTGCCGGCGTCAACGGCGCCGGCAAGACGACCTCGATCGGCAAGCTGGCCAAGTATTTCCAGATGCAGGGCAAGAGCGTGCTGCTGGCTGCCGGCGACACTTTCCGCGCGGCGGCCCGCGAACAGCTCGAAACCTGGGGCGAGCGCAACAACGTGACGGTCATCGCCCAGGACAACGGCGACCCAGCCGCCGTGGTCTTCGACGCCATATCGGCGGCCAAGGCGCGCGGCATCGATATCGTGCTGGCCGATACGGCCGGCCGCCTGCCGACCCAGTTGCACCTCATGGAAGAAATCGCCAAGGTCCGCCGCGTCATTCAGAAAATCGACCCGGAAGGCCCGCATGAAACCTTGCTCGTCCTCGACGCCAACATTGGCCAGAACGCGTTGCAGCAGGTCAAGGCCTTCGACAAGGCGATCCACGTCACCGGCCTGGTCCTGACCAAGCTCGACGGCACGGCCAAGGGCGGCGTCGTCACGGCGATCGCCCGGCAATGCCCGAAGCCGATCCGCTTCATCGGTGTCGGTGAGCAGATCGACGACCTGCGCCCCTTCCTGGCCCGTGATTTCGTGGATGCCATGTTCGAGCAATGA